The following are encoded together in the bacterium genome:
- a CDS encoding xanthine dehydrogenase family protein molybdopterin-binding subunit, whose protein sequence is MTPPQRPAPAGGIGSSVRRHEDPPLLAGRARYVADVRLPGMLTMVVVRAPVAHGTLRNIDCSEARRLPGVEAVFTAEDLSESLGGIPRIPPRVSFDETVTPYLQPIIAHDRVRYVGEPMAVVVARDRYVAEDGADLVFADIDARPPMLHTGAEDRPDRRLFDSENLVTTLKARFGDPKQAFEEAEVVVEAELGIGRHSGVPMETRGMVVEFDPAGERLTVHGATKVPHWNMATTAELLGMPPSRLRMRETAVGGGFGVRGELYPEDVLAVWVADRLGRSVAWIEDRREHLLTANHSREQLHRARIAGDREGRISAIVSDFDMDMGAYARTHSIRVADLTLSMIPGPYDLEAYRGTARCVVTNKTPTGTYRAPGRFESSFVRERLIDLYATEIGMDPVEVRRRNLIKPDQIPYSRPLSSTGEPMLFSDGDFPSILDGLVESFDWQALERRREGGEKVGVGVAMFMEKSGLGPWETGTVEVDPDGLVRVRSGCSSVGQGIRTVLAQIVADRLQLDHARVRVELLDTDRTPYGIGSYASRSTVTAGSALVMASEEVMRIAKQVAAVDFEVDEGDLYYRNGSVFVSGSPEFSLSIFEAAARLHPVTARKYGRSEPGLAVDSVFEVERVVYPCGANLAVVRVDAETGEVAVEQLILYYDLGRAINPVLVAGQMEGGAIQAVGGTLYEQFAYDGDGNPLCGSFMDYLLPTLAETPTMTALIGEQDRTATNPLGIKGAGEGGVPGVAAAIATAIEHALGRPGLASRLPLTPERVLAVPSYE, encoded by the coding sequence ATGACCCCACCCCAGCGGCCGGCGCCTGCCGGTGGTATCGGAAGCTCCGTCCGGCGCCACGAGGACCCTCCGCTGCTGGCCGGAAGGGCCCGCTACGTAGCCGATGTCCGCCTTCCGGGCATGCTCACCATGGTGGTGGTCAGGGCGCCCGTCGCCCACGGCACACTCCGGAACATCGACTGCTCCGAGGCGCGCCGGCTGCCGGGAGTGGAGGCGGTGTTCACCGCTGAAGATTTGAGCGAGTCGCTCGGAGGCATTCCCAGGATCCCGCCCCGGGTCTCGTTCGACGAGACAGTGACCCCCTACCTGCAACCGATCATCGCCCACGACCGGGTGCGCTATGTCGGCGAGCCGATGGCCGTGGTGGTGGCCCGGGATCGGTACGTGGCGGAGGACGGCGCCGATCTGGTGTTCGCGGACATCGACGCCCGCCCACCGATGTTGCATACCGGCGCAGAGGACCGGCCCGATCGACGCCTGTTCGACTCGGAGAACCTGGTCACCACCCTGAAAGCCCGCTTCGGCGACCCGAAACAGGCCTTTGAGGAGGCGGAGGTGGTGGTCGAAGCCGAACTGGGCATCGGCCGCCACAGCGGCGTCCCGATGGAGACGCGGGGCATGGTGGTCGAGTTCGACCCGGCCGGCGAACGGCTCACCGTCCATGGCGCGACCAAGGTGCCGCACTGGAACATGGCGACCACCGCCGAACTGCTGGGCATGCCTCCAAGTCGCCTGCGCATGCGCGAGACGGCGGTGGGGGGAGGCTTCGGCGTGCGCGGCGAGCTGTACCCCGAGGATGTTCTGGCGGTGTGGGTGGCCGACCGGCTGGGTCGATCCGTAGCTTGGATCGAGGACCGTAGGGAACACCTCCTGACGGCCAACCACTCTCGCGAGCAGCTCCATCGGGCGCGCATCGCCGGTGACCGGGAGGGCCGTATCTCCGCCATCGTATCGGACTTCGACATGGACATGGGCGCCTACGCCCGCACCCATAGCATCCGGGTGGCGGACCTGACACTGTCGATGATCCCCGGCCCCTACGACCTGGAGGCATACCGGGGAACGGCCCGCTGCGTGGTCACCAACAAGACCCCCACCGGTACGTACCGGGCTCCCGGCCGGTTCGAATCCAGCTTCGTGCGGGAGCGGCTCATCGACCTGTACGCCACCGAGATCGGCATGGACCCGGTCGAGGTACGGCGCCGCAACCTGATCAAGCCCGATCAGATCCCGTATTCCCGCCCGCTGTCGTCGACCGGGGAGCCGATGCTCTTCAGCGACGGCGACTTCCCGAGCATCCTCGACGGGCTCGTCGAGTCGTTCGACTGGCAGGCCTTGGAGCGACGCCGTGAAGGGGGAGAGAAGGTGGGGGTCGGCGTGGCGATGTTCATGGAGAAGTCGGGCCTGGGTCCGTGGGAGACCGGCACGGTGGAGGTTGACCCCGACGGTCTGGTCCGGGTCCGATCGGGATGCTCCTCGGTCGGCCAGGGCATCCGCACCGTCCTGGCTCAGATCGTGGCCGACCGGCTCCAACTGGATCACGCCCGGGTACGGGTGGAGCTACTCGACACGGACCGGACCCCCTACGGCATCGGGAGCTATGCCAGCCGATCGACGGTCACCGCCGGTAGCGCGCTCGTGATGGCCTCCGAGGAGGTGATGCGGATCGCAAAGCAGGTAGCGGCCGTGGACTTCGAGGTGGACGAAGGCGACCTGTACTACCGGAATGGCTCCGTCTTCGTGTCCGGGTCGCCCGAGTTCAGCCTGTCGATCTTCGAGGCCGCCGCCCGGCTCCATCCCGTGACAGCCCGCAAGTACGGGAGGTCCGAGCCGGGCCTGGCCGTGGACTCGGTGTTCGAAGTGGAGCGGGTGGTCTACCCGTGCGGCGCCAACCTGGCCGTGGTCCGGGTGGATGCGGAGACGGGCGAGGTTGCGGTCGAGCAGCTGATCCTGTACTACGACCTCGGCAGAGCGATCAACCCGGTGCTGGTGGCGGGGCAGATGGAGGGAGGCGCGATCCAGGCGGTAGGAGGCACGTTGTACGAGCAGTTCGCCTACGACGGGGACGGCAACCCCTTGTGCGGATCGTTCATGGACTACCTGCTGCCCACTCTCGCCGAGACGCCGACCATGACCGCCCTCATCGGCGAGCAGGACCGGACCGCCACCAACCCGCTTGGTATCAAGGGAGCGGGCGAGGGAGGCGTCCCGGGAGTGGCCGCGGCGATCGCAACCGCTATAGAACACGCATTGGGCCGGCCCGGCCTGGCCAGCCGGCTACCTCTGACCCCCGAGAGGGTGCTAGCGGTTCCATCCTACGAGTGA
- a CDS encoding DUF6395 domain-containing protein, giving the protein MRFEFDSGKDSSTIRAIFEDDDESTGTRQEGPGTRITYSGQEITFDYAVGSIHPDLLGLLCLIIFYPFIGRRVVFPDPVSPRLEKAFRRPSFTRQFSFDNVDRRMERYVGSEMALSFGGGIDSSAVHKMFPEAFVVHEAHIRDGCLVPSHAHQIVQDLGPDRGRVVTTNQRYVSHPGGWHGWTCAFATSLLMATDYRFGIILMGSNLGGTLLHKGTRYYNRFKARKWHGPTGNFWQSAFDDIGIPLFSPVSGASEYLTMALSLHLVRSGRVVYCMERDGSACHRCTKCMRRDVIRTVVDEGHHADWGRYDRKDVHEFLEREPLYQGYVFSFARDRVSTLPHFMTSRLGDLPSIELDWPMRIHPRTFRLCDKAWRPMIRRRVLGHVEPMTRRHVSEMKKWDVMQPQPSRRSWMGLGFPGSNPSRQGD; this is encoded by the coding sequence ATGAGGTTCGAGTTCGACTCCGGCAAGGACTCTTCGACGATACGCGCCATCTTCGAGGATGACGACGAATCCACGGGAACAAGGCAGGAAGGACCCGGAACACGGATCACCTATTCGGGACAGGAGATAACCTTCGACTACGCGGTGGGATCCATCCATCCCGACCTGCTCGGTCTCCTCTGCCTGATCATCTTCTACCCGTTCATCGGTCGGAGGGTCGTATTCCCCGACCCGGTCTCACCGAGACTGGAGAAGGCCTTCAGAAGGCCCTCCTTCACAAGACAATTCAGCTTCGACAACGTGGACCGTCGTATGGAAAGGTACGTGGGATCGGAGATGGCTCTCTCCTTCGGGGGTGGAATCGACTCCTCCGCCGTCCACAAGATGTTCCCCGAAGCATTCGTAGTGCATGAGGCCCACATCAGGGATGGCTGCCTCGTACCCTCCCATGCTCATCAGATAGTGCAAGACCTGGGTCCGGACCGGGGCCGGGTAGTGACTACGAATCAACGGTACGTCTCGCATCCGGGCGGGTGGCACGGGTGGACCTGCGCGTTTGCCACTTCCTTACTGATGGCAACGGACTACCGGTTCGGAATCATCCTCATGGGGTCGAACCTCGGGGGCACCCTCCTTCACAAAGGGACTCGCTACTACAACCGTTTCAAAGCCAGAAAGTGGCACGGACCGACCGGGAACTTCTGGCAATCGGCATTCGACGACATCGGAATACCCCTCTTCTCACCCGTATCCGGCGCGAGCGAGTACCTCACCATGGCACTCTCGCTCCACCTTGTCCGGTCGGGAAGAGTGGTCTACTGCATGGAGCGGGACGGCAGCGCTTGCCACCGATGCACGAAGTGCATGCGAAGGGATGTGATCCGTACCGTGGTCGATGAAGGACACCACGCCGACTGGGGACGGTACGACCGCAAGGACGTACATGAGTTCCTCGAGCGCGAGCCCCTGTACCAAGGCTACGTCTTCTCCTTCGCCCGCGATCGCGTGAGTACCCTGCCTCACTTCATGACATCCAGACTCGGGGACCTTCCATCGATCGAACTGGACTGGCCCATGAGGATCCATCCACGCACTTTCCGCCTCTGTGACAAGGCTTGGAGACCGATGATCCGCAGGAGAGTCCTCGGACATGTGGAACCGATGACACGAAGGCATGTGTCCGAGATGAAGAAGTGGGACGTGATGCAGCCCCAGCCGTCGCGCCGCTCCTGGATGGGACTGGGATTTCCTGGCTCCAACCCTTCCCGGCAGGGAGACTGA
- a CDS encoding hydantoinase B/oxoprolinase family protein encodes MTTRTRLDPVLIEVLWSRVLSVVNEQQVALQRTAFSTIVRETQDLACGVFDTNGWMMAQSVTGTPGHINAMATGVRHFLKQYPPGTLNPGDVLITNDPWMTAGQINDITVLTPVFKNGIEVAYFANTCHAADIGGRILSAEAREVYEEGLRIPIMKLYDRGAINQDLISIVRANVRTPDETVGDLYAQTSCNDVGARALLGFMDEFDLDSIDPLSHEIISRSEEAMRGAIREIPNGVHEHETWSDGFEEPILIKARVTIEDEDILIDFAGSSPESVRGINVVFNYTHAYASFAMKAAISPDVPHNDGAFRPVHVSAPPGSILNCLEPAAVASRHIIGHFLPGVVFGALAEALPDRLMAPGSDPIWISIWRGRPRRSNDRFTFSLFQCGGAGARAAKDGLNTTGFPSGVAGVPAESVETLTSMVQHRRELRTDSGGAGRFRGGLGQWTEMSCRTDEPWTVSGMVDRISYPPEGLLGGGYGGAGEFRIDGATEAQPKRLLVLDPASRVQLNLPGGGGYGDPFTRDPEAVLWDVIEGYVSVEAARRDYGVVVEYLGEDDQLVRLPDHYRLDLEATRRLREAR; translated from the coding sequence ATGACCACCCGGACGCGCTTGGATCCGGTTCTCATCGAGGTGCTCTGGAGCCGGGTGCTGTCGGTCGTCAACGAGCAGCAGGTGGCCTTGCAGCGGACGGCCTTCAGCACCATCGTGCGAGAGACCCAGGACCTCGCCTGCGGGGTCTTCGACACCAACGGTTGGATGATGGCCCAGTCGGTCACCGGGACCCCCGGGCACATCAACGCCATGGCCACCGGCGTGCGCCACTTCCTGAAGCAGTACCCCCCCGGCACGCTGAACCCCGGCGACGTGTTGATCACCAACGATCCCTGGATGACCGCGGGCCAGATCAATGACATAACGGTGTTGACGCCGGTCTTCAAGAACGGCATCGAGGTTGCCTACTTCGCCAACACCTGCCACGCGGCCGACATCGGCGGGCGGATCCTGTCAGCCGAGGCCCGGGAGGTGTACGAGGAGGGTCTGCGCATCCCCATCATGAAGCTGTACGACCGGGGCGCCATCAACCAGGATCTGATCTCCATCGTCCGTGCCAACGTCCGCACCCCTGACGAGACGGTGGGCGATCTGTATGCCCAGACCTCCTGCAACGATGTCGGCGCCCGGGCGCTGCTCGGCTTCATGGACGAGTTCGATCTCGACTCGATCGATCCTCTCTCCCACGAGATCATCAGCCGCTCGGAGGAGGCGATGCGCGGCGCCATCCGAGAGATTCCCAACGGCGTCCACGAGCACGAGACCTGGAGCGATGGATTCGAGGAACCGATCCTGATCAAGGCGAGAGTGACCATCGAGGACGAGGACATCCTCATCGACTTCGCCGGCTCGTCGCCGGAGAGCGTCCGGGGCATCAACGTGGTCTTCAACTACACCCACGCATACGCCTCGTTCGCGATGAAGGCGGCCATCAGCCCCGATGTTCCGCACAACGACGGGGCCTTCCGTCCGGTGCACGTGTCGGCCCCTCCCGGGTCGATCCTCAACTGCCTGGAGCCGGCCGCGGTGGCCTCCCGGCACATCATCGGCCATTTCCTGCCCGGGGTCGTGTTCGGGGCGCTGGCGGAGGCTCTGCCCGACCGGCTCATGGCACCCGGTTCCGACCCGATCTGGATCTCGATCTGGCGGGGGCGGCCCCGGCGGTCGAACGACCGGTTCACCTTCAGCCTGTTCCAGTGCGGCGGGGCTGGGGCGCGGGCGGCCAAGGACGGCCTCAACACGACCGGCTTCCCGAGCGGCGTGGCGGGGGTGCCGGCCGAGTCCGTGGAGACCCTCACGTCGATGGTCCAGCACCGGCGGGAACTACGAACCGACTCCGGCGGAGCGGGCAGGTTCAGAGGTGGGCTGGGCCAGTGGACCGAGATGAGCTGTCGCACCGACGAGCCATGGACGGTCTCGGGCATGGTCGACCGCATCTCCTACCCGCCCGAGGGGCTGCTGGGTGGAGGGTATGGCGGGGCCGGCGAGTTCCGGATCGACGGCGCCACGGAAGCTCAGCCGAAACGCCTGCTGGTGCTCGACCCGGCCAGCCGCGTCCAACTCAACCTGCCGGGCGGCGGCGGTTACGGAGATCCGTTCACCCGGGATCCCGAGGCGGTCCTGTGGGATGTGATCGAGGGCTACGTCTCCGTGGAGGCGGCGAGGCGCGACTACGGCGTGGTGGTGGAGTACCTCGGCGAGGACGACCAGTTGGTGCGGCTCCCCGACCACTACCGCCTCGACCTGGAGGCGACCCGGAGACTCCGCGAGGCCAGGTAA
- a CDS encoding hydantoinase/oxoprolinase family protein, giving the protein MVGSIGNELRIGVDIGGTFTDLMMTGHAGQVEIGKVLTTPDPSRGVEEVLAQALDRSGYSGASVRHLVHGTTLVTNAIIERKGARTALLTTSGFRDSIEIGREHRYELYDLNLEHPTPLVPRHLRFDVPERTLTDGTQATELDEDYVERLVGELSAAGVDAVAICFLHSFANPESEERARGVVKGNAPEMRVSISSEVVPEIGEFERASTTIANVYVQPLVEDYLHGLRRRLERIGFEGQLFVMLSSGGVATLDTCVRFPIRLLESGPAAGALAAAAVGTAMGRDSLLSFDMGGTTAKLSVVDGGEPLVTHDFEVDRRYRFKKGSGLPVKVPVIEMIEIGAGGGSIARVDSLGLLKVGPDSAGADPGPVCYSRGGISPTVTDADLVLGYLDPDYFLGGAMNLDVGAAEASIARRIGDRLGMSVPEAAWGVHQVVNEAMANAARVHVVERGKNPRALPVVAFGGAGPVHGYGVAELLGSTELVLPYGAGVTSAMGLLVAPLAFDFVRSYYGRLDELDWGEVNGIFEEMEREGTDLLVESGAGPDEITHTRTADIRYVGQGHEIRVPIPDGTLTVRQRPTIYEEFDRVYQSLYGREGPPVGLEALTWRVVSRGPRPMSVEAVREDVTGDAEAARKGERPAFFPSAGGFVTTPVYDRYRLGPGSTMAGPAIIEERESTAIIGPGGLVHVDDRFNIVVSLGGGA; this is encoded by the coding sequence ATGGTTGGATCAATAGGTAACGAGTTGCGAATCGGTGTCGATATCGGGGGCACCTTCACCGATCTGATGATGACCGGCCATGCCGGTCAGGTCGAGATCGGCAAGGTGCTCACCACCCCGGATCCGTCACGCGGCGTCGAGGAGGTGCTGGCACAGGCGCTCGATCGTTCCGGGTACTCCGGCGCCTCGGTCCGCCATCTTGTCCACGGGACCACCCTGGTCACCAATGCCATCATCGAGCGAAAGGGCGCCCGCACAGCCTTGCTCACCACCTCGGGGTTCAGGGACTCCATAGAGATCGGCCGCGAGCATCGCTACGAACTGTACGACCTGAATCTAGAGCACCCCACGCCGCTGGTGCCCCGCCATCTCCGTTTCGACGTGCCGGAGCGAACCTTGACAGACGGCACGCAGGCCACCGAACTCGACGAGGACTACGTGGAGCGCCTGGTCGGTGAATTGTCTGCCGCCGGCGTGGATGCGGTGGCCATCTGCTTCCTCCACTCCTTCGCCAATCCCGAGTCCGAGGAACGGGCCCGCGGCGTGGTCAAGGGAAACGCGCCGGAGATGCGGGTCTCGATCTCATCGGAGGTCGTTCCCGAGATCGGCGAGTTCGAGCGCGCCTCAACGACTATTGCCAATGTCTATGTCCAGCCGCTGGTCGAGGATTATCTGCACGGACTCCGCCGCCGCTTGGAGAGGATCGGCTTCGAAGGGCAGCTGTTCGTGATGCTATCGAGCGGCGGTGTGGCCACCCTCGACACCTGCGTCCGGTTCCCGATCCGTCTCCTCGAGTCCGGCCCGGCCGCCGGAGCGCTGGCGGCGGCGGCGGTAGGGACGGCCATGGGCCGTGACTCGCTGCTGTCCTTCGACATGGGGGGTACCACCGCCAAACTCAGCGTGGTGGACGGCGGCGAGCCGCTCGTCACCCACGACTTCGAGGTGGACCGCCGCTACCGCTTCAAGAAGGGCTCCGGTCTGCCGGTGAAGGTTCCGGTCATAGAGATGATCGAGATCGGTGCGGGCGGGGGGTCCATCGCCCGGGTCGACTCCCTGGGGCTACTGAAGGTGGGTCCTGATTCGGCAGGCGCCGATCCCGGACCGGTCTGTTACTCCCGGGGCGGGATCTCTCCCACGGTCACGGACGCAGATCTCGTTCTCGGCTATCTGGACCCCGATTACTTCCTCGGCGGCGCCATGAATCTGGATGTGGGCGCCGCCGAGGCCTCCATCGCTCGAAGAATCGGCGATCGGCTGGGGATGTCGGTGCCCGAGGCCGCCTGGGGGGTTCACCAGGTCGTGAACGAGGCCATGGCCAACGCCGCCCGGGTCCACGTCGTGGAGCGGGGGAAGAACCCTAGAGCCCTGCCGGTGGTCGCCTTCGGAGGCGCCGGACCGGTCCATGGCTACGGTGTCGCCGAGCTGCTCGGTAGCACCGAGTTGGTGCTGCCCTACGGCGCCGGGGTTACCAGCGCCATGGGGCTCCTGGTGGCGCCGCTCGCCTTCGACTTCGTGCGGTCCTACTACGGAAGGCTGGACGAGCTGGATTGGGGTGAGGTGAACGGCATCTTCGAGGAGATGGAGCGGGAGGGGACCGACCTTCTGGTCGAGTCGGGTGCCGGCCCGGACGAGATCACTCACACCAGGACAGCTGACATTCGCTACGTGGGCCAGGGCCACGAGATACGGGTTCCGATCCCCGACGGGACGCTGACGGTCCGCCAGCGCCCGACGATATACGAGGAGTTCGACCGGGTCTACCAGAGCCTCTACGGCCGGGAGGGGCCTCCGGTCGGGCTGGAGGCACTCACCTGGCGGGTGGTGAGCCGGGGGCCACGGCCCATGTCTGTCGAGGCGGTCAGGGAGGACGTGACCGGCGATGCGGAGGCGGCCCGCAAGGGTGAACGCCCGGCCTTCTTCCCGTCGGCGGGGGGATTCGTCACCACGCCGGTCTACGACCGCTACCGGCTTGGTCCCGGCTCGACCATGGCCGGACCCGCGATCATCGAGGAGCGGGAGTCCACGGCCATCATCGGGCCGGGTGGCCTGGTGCACGTGGACGACCGGTTCAACATCGTCGTCTCGCTGGGAGGGGGAGCATGA
- a CDS encoding S-layer homology domain-containing protein gives MEPDPTHESQGAGGYECDEGVAEASQGGTQGAVIVLDKDQVVSSGGAGRRHSSDVDGTLTVSAGTFPDNSRSIRLSAESVLPVSAYCSDCRYPDHIYLDVVAHELGHALDWPHSFGGNRPETHEALLEADIYIDEYDNPMDIVSGSPQGWELQRNGLVAGTIAVNRYAAGWIEADDVAVHEDGIGSYVLAPIGISGTQMLVLPTGDSGHFISMGARVASGYDAGIPAEGVEVYLIDQRASACSPESPPANPDRLACAGADRRTRQVPPPPDNDQEIFELTHHVYGPGDQLTVEGIRVEVTERVGDRFRVWVGNPYVGTFADDENNPHEESIEFLANRGITDGCEPDLKLYCPDQPVTRSQMATFLILALGETGASTSGPSRFTDVPADSWYRPYVERLAELEISVGHPDGTFRPQEPVTRAHMPCSLPAPSTAWPRWKHPPAPSTTCPPTCRTPPRWRASWPPALPKVARRHRSATTARTNPYAATISPRSLPVLFRLPSDRGPARLGSSADASGMAEGFVESAAYGLR, from the coding sequence GTGGAGCCCGACCCAACTCACGAATCACAGGGAGCCGGCGGCTACGAATGCGACGAAGGGGTGGCAGAAGCCTCCCAAGGCGGTACCCAGGGTGCGGTCATCGTTCTCGACAAGGACCAGGTCGTCAGCTCGGGAGGCGCCGGCCGGCGACACAGTTCCGATGTCGATGGCACGTTGACGGTGTCGGCCGGGACGTTCCCCGACAACAGCCGTTCCATCCGGCTGTCTGCGGAGTCCGTGCTGCCCGTCTCGGCTTACTGCTCCGACTGCCGATACCCGGACCATATCTACCTGGATGTCGTGGCTCATGAGCTGGGTCACGCGTTGGACTGGCCCCACTCGTTCGGCGGCAACCGCCCGGAGACCCATGAAGCGCTCCTCGAGGCCGACATATATATCGATGAGTACGACAACCCGATGGACATCGTCAGTGGCAGCCCACAAGGGTGGGAGCTACAAAGGAACGGGCTGGTAGCCGGCACCATTGCGGTCAACAGGTACGCGGCGGGATGGATCGAAGCCGACGATGTGGCCGTCCACGAGGATGGCATCGGCAGTTACGTTCTGGCGCCGATCGGCATCTCCGGCACCCAGATGCTGGTGCTGCCGACCGGCGATTCCGGTCACTTCATCTCAATGGGTGCTCGGGTGGCCTCGGGTTACGACGCCGGCATCCCTGCCGAAGGCGTCGAGGTCTATCTCATCGACCAGCGCGCCTCGGCTTGCAGCCCCGAGTCCCCACCGGCGAACCCGGACCGGCTCGCATGCGCCGGAGCCGACCGGCGAACCCGGCAGGTCCCGCCGCCCCCCGACAATGATCAAGAGATCTTCGAACTGACCCACCATGTATACGGTCCGGGTGATCAACTGACCGTCGAGGGAATCCGGGTCGAGGTCACCGAACGGGTCGGGGACAGGTTCCGGGTATGGGTCGGCAACCCGTATGTCGGGACGTTCGCGGACGACGAGAACAACCCACACGAGGAGAGCATCGAATTCCTGGCCAACCGGGGCATCACCGACGGTTGCGAACCCGACCTCAAGCTGTACTGCCCTGACCAGCCCGTCACGCGCTCCCAGATGGCCACGTTCCTGATACTCGCCCTGGGCGAGACCGGCGCCTCGACATCGGGACCGTCGCGCTTCACCGACGTGCCCGCCGACTCCTGGTACAGGCCCTACGTGGAACGCCTGGCCGAACTCGAGATCAGCGTCGGACACCCCGACGGAACCTTCCGACCGCAGGAACCCGTGACGCGAGCCCACATGCCTTGTTCCTTACCCGCGCCTTCGACGGCCTGGCCCCGGTGGAAGCACCCACCGGCGCCTTCGACGACGTGCCCGCCGACGTGTCGTACGCCGCCGCGGTGGAGGGCATCCTGGCCGCCGGCGTTACCCAAGGTTGCCAGAAGACACCGGTCCGCAACTACTGCCCGTACGAACCCGTACGCCGCGACCATCTCGCCACGTTCCTTGCCCGTGCTATTCAGGCTTCCCTCTGATCGGGGCCCGGCACGCCTCGGTTCCTCCGCAGATGCCTCAGGTATGGCCGAGGGCTTCGTAGAATCTGCGGCCTATGGACTCCGCTGA
- a CDS encoding trypsin-like peptidase domain-containing protein produces MDSADEASSPHSTEERDDLAGRPARNLGPSGFRVALGSALLAAAATTTALWLAGAFDREIVRITEVVEVREVVESAAPPQTPAQPEPATAATGPPPIEATASTLTAPGPPPSDGVTGTTVPVFAPADLVAVVASQAIPSIVTVQNLDEELRRAGSGSGVVISSDGFIITNHHVIDGAETLKVIMSDGLSYPAELVGSDPLMDIAVLKVEAGGLPYIRFGSMEGLRTGEPAIAVGNPLGLDGGPSVTAGVISAFDRSLVTNPLTGDSLYGLLQTDAPITRGSSGGALLDVHGRLLGITTAIGLSDVGAEGLGFAVPINLVEGIVADLMSRGEVRHAFLGIRGSSAFSELADGVESPLGVEITILEESAIGDAGAEDGDVIVALDGLAVRSMPQLVAVLRSYRADDAVTVTVQRGEEKLDIDLTLARFPS; encoded by the coding sequence ATGGACTCCGCTGACGAAGCGTCATCACCGCACAGCACCGAGGAGAGAGACGACCTAGCAGGCCGCCCAGCCCGGAATCTTGGGCCTTCCGGGTTCCGGGTCGCTCTGGGTTCTGCACTGCTGGCAGCCGCCGCCACTACTACGGCCCTATGGCTGGCAGGCGCCTTCGATCGCGAGATCGTACGGATCACCGAGGTCGTCGAGGTGCGTGAGGTTGTCGAGAGCGCAGCCCCACCCCAGACTCCGGCTCAGCCCGAGCCGGCCACCGCTGCGACCGGGCCGCCGCCGATCGAGGCGACCGCTTCGACCCTGACCGCACCCGGACCCCCTCCATCCGACGGCGTAACCGGGACCACGGTTCCCGTGTTCGCTCCCGCAGACCTCGTGGCCGTCGTCGCCTCCCAGGCCATCCCCTCGATCGTGACGGTCCAGAACCTCGACGAGGAACTCCGCCGCGCCGGTTCGGGAAGCGGCGTGGTGATCAGCTCCGACGGCTTCATAATCACCAACCACCACGTGATCGACGGCGCCGAAACCCTGAAGGTGATCATGTCGGACGGGTTGTCCTACCCGGCGGAGCTGGTCGGTAGCGATCCCCTCATGGACATCGCCGTGCTGAAGGTCGAGGCCGGCGGCCTCCCGTACATACGATTCGGTTCGATGGAAGGCCTGCGTACCGGCGAACCTGCCATCGCGGTGGGCAATCCCCTGGGACTCGATGGCGGCCCATCCGTGACCGCAGGAGTGATCTCTGCGTTCGACCGGAGCCTGGTGACCAATCCCCTCACCGGCGACAGCCTGTACGGGCTGCTGCAAACCGACGCTCCCATAACCCGCGGATCGAGTGGAGGCGCCCTACTGGACGTTCATGGTCGCCTCCTCGGCATCACCACCGCCATAGGGCTCAGCGACGTGGGCGCCGAGGGCCTGGGATTCGCGGTTCCCATCAACCTGGTGGAGGGCATCGTCGCCGATCTCATGTCGCGGGGAGAGGTTCGGCACGCCTTCCTGGGCATCAGAGGCAGTTCGGCCTTCAGCGAACTCGCGGATGGCGTGGAGTCCCCGCTCGGCGTTGAGATAACCATCTTGGAGGAGTCCGCGATCGGAGACGCCGGCGCAGAGGATGGCGACGTGATCGTGGCGCTGGACGGTCTCGCCGTGAGGTCGATGCCCCAGTTGGTGGCGGTGCTGAGAAGCTACCGGGCGGACGACGCGGTAACCGTGACCGTGCAGAGAGGTGAGGAGAAGCTCGACATCGACCTGACACTGGCTCGGTTTCCGTCGTGA